A window of Leclercia adecarboxylata contains these coding sequences:
- a CDS encoding mandelate racemase/muconate lactonizing enzyme family protein — protein sequence MKISRVECFPLKITPKQAYLGGSVEGHDSDYYYRPEYRCVYSRKMETCLVKITTDDGCVGWGEALAPVVPQVIAELITQLFAPLLKGQSPLSGGVLNTRMYDAMRDRGHITGYHIDALAAVDIALWDLKGKLLGQPVWQLLGGAYRDTIPCYVSGLPEPDLPARCQLAKRWQEKGFNAVKLALGYGVREDIANVRAIRETLGEEAQIFLDAHWNYSVADAAALATALGEFGVGFLEAPLLPEDVAGHRELRSKSPVAIALGETERTRYQFKPFIEQRAADILQPDVGRTGISELMHIASLAETWNLLVAPHLSVGLAPCIAASLHVAAAIPNLYMLEYQPPVFEIANQLLTTPLVCQQGAYQLPQGPGLGIEINEDAVMEATC from the coding sequence ATGAAAATTAGTCGCGTTGAATGTTTTCCGCTGAAGATCACCCCAAAGCAGGCCTATCTGGGGGGCAGCGTCGAGGGGCATGACAGTGATTACTACTACCGCCCGGAGTACCGCTGCGTCTACTCCCGCAAAATGGAAACCTGCCTGGTCAAAATCACCACCGACGACGGCTGCGTCGGCTGGGGAGAGGCGCTGGCGCCTGTGGTGCCCCAGGTCATTGCGGAGCTGATCACCCAGCTCTTTGCCCCGCTGCTGAAAGGGCAGTCGCCCCTCTCAGGCGGCGTGCTGAACACCCGCATGTACGACGCCATGCGCGATCGCGGCCATATCACTGGCTACCACATCGACGCCCTGGCGGCCGTGGATATCGCCCTGTGGGATTTAAAAGGCAAGCTGCTTGGCCAGCCGGTCTGGCAACTGCTGGGCGGCGCGTACCGTGACACCATTCCTTGCTACGTTTCAGGCCTGCCTGAGCCCGACCTGCCTGCGCGTTGCCAGCTGGCGAAACGCTGGCAGGAGAAGGGCTTTAACGCCGTCAAGCTGGCGCTGGGCTACGGCGTGCGGGAAGACATTGCCAACGTGCGGGCCATTCGCGAAACCCTGGGTGAAGAGGCGCAAATCTTCCTCGATGCCCACTGGAATTACAGCGTGGCAGACGCCGCAGCGCTGGCCACGGCGCTGGGCGAATTCGGCGTCGGTTTCCTGGAGGCGCCGCTGTTGCCGGAGGACGTAGCAGGGCACCGCGAGCTGCGCAGCAAAAGCCCGGTGGCGATTGCGCTGGGCGAAACCGAGCGCACCCGCTACCAGTTCAAACCCTTTATCGAACAGCGGGCGGCGGACATTCTGCAGCCGGACGTGGGCCGCACCGGCATCAGCGAGCTGATGCACATCGCCTCGCTGGCGGAGACCTGGAACCTGTTGGTCGCCCCGCATCTGAGCGTCGGCCTTGCGCCCTGTATCGCCGCCTCGCTGCACGTCGCGGCCGCTATCCCCAATCTCTACATGCTGGAGTATCAACCTCCGGTGTTTGAGATTGCCAACCAGCTTCTCACCACGCCGCTCGTCTGCCAGCAGGGGGCGTATCAACTGCCGCAGGGGCCGGGGCTGGGTATTGAAATCAATGAAGACGCCGTCATGGAGGCAACATGTTAA
- a CDS encoding FosA8 family fosfomycin resistance glutathione transferase, with translation MLNALNHLTLAVSNLPASIAFWRDLLGLRLHAEWHTGAYLTCGDLWLCLSYDETRTFIPPQNSDYTHYAFSVEPEHFDAVAQKLKDAGVTVWKENKSEGASFYFLDPDGHKLELHVGDLAARLAACRQKPYAGMVFTSDKG, from the coding sequence ATGCTCAACGCCCTCAACCATCTCACCCTCGCCGTCAGCAACCTGCCCGCCAGCATTGCATTCTGGCGCGATCTTCTCGGCCTGCGCCTGCACGCCGAATGGCACACCGGGGCGTATCTCACCTGCGGCGATCTCTGGCTCTGCCTCTCTTATGACGAAACGCGCACATTCATCCCGCCGCAGAACAGCGACTACACCCACTACGCCTTCTCTGTTGAACCGGAACACTTCGACGCCGTCGCGCAAAAGCTGAAAGACGCGGGCGTTACGGTCTGGAAAGAGAACAAAAGCGAAGGGGCGTCGTTCTATTTTCTCGACCCGGACGGGCACAAGCTGGAGCTGCACGTGGGGGATCTGGCCGCGCGGCTGGCGGCGTGTCGGCAGAAGCCTTACGCGGGGATGGTATTTACGTCGGATAAGGGTTAA
- a CDS encoding helix-turn-helix domain-containing protein, translated as MNSTVFDAFRCLNLLATGNRAFGIREIGREMGLDPAKVSRLMQTLLALEMVQQDARRKYSLGMGIHRLSANAIHNSAFYTAVLEMLEETGSHSVSIVVGVLSGKNVVYLIHTRGGKSIARAIGNYASFPVHDSVIGIKLLSAMSDEEIVARLGVHDYQLLRRDIEEARRHQVFGKTFDETDYRMACIIPGMQAAIALSNIQGDKLDIDKLRHFLISAARKISGSALPALQQ; from the coding sequence ATGAACAGCACTGTCTTTGACGCATTTCGTTGCCTTAATCTGCTGGCGACAGGTAATCGTGCTTTCGGTATTCGCGAGATTGGCCGGGAGATGGGGCTGGATCCGGCTAAAGTCTCCCGCCTGATGCAAACCCTGCTGGCGCTGGAGATGGTGCAGCAGGACGCCAGACGCAAGTACAGCCTGGGAATGGGTATCCACCGCCTCTCGGCGAATGCGATCCATAATTCCGCGTTTTACACCGCCGTGCTGGAGATGCTGGAGGAGACCGGCAGCCACTCGGTGTCGATTGTCGTGGGGGTGCTAAGCGGCAAAAACGTGGTCTATCTCATTCATACGCGCGGCGGCAAAAGCATCGCCAGAGCCATCGGAAACTACGCGTCTTTTCCGGTGCATGACTCGGTGATTGGCATCAAATTGCTGTCGGCGATGAGCGACGAAGAGATCGTGGCTCGCCTGGGGGTACATGATTATCAGCTGCTCAGGCGCGATATCGAAGAGGCCCGGCGTCACCAGGTGTTCGGCAAAACCTTTGACGAAACAGATTACCGCATGGCCTGCATTATTCCGGGTATGCAGGCCGCCATCGCCCTGTCGAACATTCAGGGCGATAAGCTGGACATCGACAAGCTACGCCATTTCCTGATCTCTGCCGCGCGTAAAATCAGCGGGTCCGCGCTCCCGGCGCTCCAGCAGTAG
- a CDS encoding DoxX family protein encodes MNSTQQTLPRIDLGLFFLRITGSLLLLYVHGLPKVFHFSEELTRIEDPFGFGPYFSLIPAIVAEVICPILILFGVATRLACVPIIAVLLVAMLAVHPDWSIAEGQFGWLLLIVFTTLAITGPGAWRVRTRAMERFA; translated from the coding sequence ATGAACTCAACCCAACAGACCCTGCCCCGGATCGACCTGGGGCTGTTCTTCCTGCGCATCACCGGCAGCCTGCTGTTGCTCTACGTACACGGCCTGCCGAAGGTGTTTCATTTCAGCGAAGAACTGACGCGGATCGAAGATCCCTTTGGTTTCGGGCCGTACTTCAGCCTGATCCCGGCGATCGTCGCGGAGGTGATCTGCCCGATCCTGATCCTGTTCGGCGTGGCGACCCGGCTGGCCTGCGTGCCGATTATCGCCGTGCTGCTGGTGGCGATGCTGGCGGTGCATCCTGACTGGTCGATTGCCGAAGGTCAGTTTGGCTGGCTGCTGCTGATCGTCTTCACCACCCTTGCCATCACCGGCCCCGGCGCGTGGCGGGTACGCACCCGCGCCATGGAGAGATTCGCATGA
- a CDS encoding 2-dehydro-3-deoxygalactonokinase produces MNYIAVDWGTSNFRAISVRDGQVIRTVQDTCGVATCERGELPAILRQQLLRLEEAWDPHLPVLLCGMIGSNIGIADAGYMQLPLSFRELLGKGRELPGILSNPLTLRPGICDPQANEICRGEEMQLAGAIALTDASTFAAVGTHSKWMTVDRPQQRVTGLRTLMTGELYHLVLNHSVVGKGLPPQVTSASAFSEGVAVAQATEAGQGDLVSELFRCRGRYILGHLDPAFAASWLSGLLIGHEVLRGHPLNENVCFIGSRALLPLYQQACEQIGLPCSALEAETALIAGLNEVFRHDC; encoded by the coding sequence ATGAACTACATTGCCGTGGACTGGGGGACCAGCAATTTTCGGGCGATCAGCGTGCGTGACGGCCAGGTGATCCGCACCGTGCAGGACACCTGCGGCGTGGCAACCTGCGAGCGCGGCGAATTACCGGCAATTTTACGCCAGCAGCTGTTGCGGCTGGAAGAGGCCTGGGACCCGCATCTGCCCGTGCTGCTGTGCGGCATGATAGGCAGCAACATCGGTATTGCCGATGCGGGCTACATGCAGCTACCGCTCAGCTTTCGCGAGCTGCTGGGCAAAGGCCGCGAACTGCCCGGCATCCTCAGCAATCCGCTGACCCTGCGGCCAGGTATTTGCGATCCGCAGGCCAACGAGATCTGCCGGGGCGAAGAGATGCAGCTGGCTGGCGCCATCGCCCTGACGGATGCCAGCACTTTCGCCGCCGTGGGCACCCACAGCAAATGGATGACCGTCGATCGCCCGCAGCAGCGCGTGACGGGCCTGCGTACCCTGATGACCGGCGAGCTCTATCATCTGGTGTTAAACCACTCGGTGGTGGGCAAAGGGCTTCCCCCTCAGGTCACCTCCGCCAGCGCCTTCAGCGAGGGGGTTGCCGTGGCGCAGGCGACAGAGGCCGGGCAGGGGGATCTGGTGAGCGAGCTGTTTCGCTGTCGGGGACGGTACATTCTGGGGCATCTCGACCCGGCTTTCGCCGCGAGCTGGCTCTCCGGCCTGCTGATAGGTCACGAGGTGCTGCGCGGCCATCCGCTGAACGAGAACGTCTGTTTTATCGGCAGCCGTGCCCTGCTGCCTCTCTACCAGCAAGCCTGCGAGCAAATCGGGCTGCCCTGTTCCGCGCTGGAGGCGGAAACCGCGCTGATTGCCGGGCTGAACGAGGTATTCCGCCATGATTGCTAA
- a CDS encoding 2-dehydro-3-deoxyphosphogluconate aldolase: MIANADIIAILRGITPAGCVEQVACLRDHGITTVEITTNSPEWIASLCRLRAAFGDAVTVGAGTVLTPEHVASAAAAGARFILTPNLDPEVIHAAKRHDLGVCAGVMTPSEIFSACEAGADVLKIFPAGALPQNYPQLIRGPLCAPVRFSAVGGVDVNNAADYLRYYDSVGIGSALYRPGQSVAITAARCALLLERRERGPADFTRGRDQEMA; encoded by the coding sequence ATGATTGCTAACGCCGACATTATTGCGATTTTACGTGGCATCACCCCTGCCGGTTGCGTGGAGCAGGTGGCCTGCCTGCGGGACCACGGCATCACCACCGTTGAGATCACCACCAACTCGCCGGAGTGGATCGCCAGCCTGTGCAGGCTGCGTGCCGCCTTTGGTGATGCGGTGACGGTAGGGGCCGGAACGGTCTTAACCCCGGAACATGTTGCCAGCGCCGCCGCTGCCGGAGCGCGATTTATTCTCACCCCCAATCTTGATCCGGAGGTGATCCACGCGGCAAAACGTCACGATCTTGGGGTGTGTGCAGGGGTGATGACCCCCAGCGAGATTTTCAGCGCCTGCGAGGCGGGGGCCGACGTGCTGAAGATTTTCCCGGCCGGTGCGTTGCCGCAAAACTATCCGCAACTGATTCGCGGTCCGCTCTGTGCGCCGGTCCGCTTTTCGGCTGTGGGCGGCGTGGACGTCAATAACGCCGCCGACTATCTGCGCTACTACGACAGCGTCGGGATCGGCAGCGCGCTCTACAGGCCCGGGCAGTCAGTCGCGATCACCGCAGCGCGTTGCGCGCTACTGCTGGAGCGCCGGGAGCGCGGACCCGCTGATTTTACGCGCGGCAGAGATCAGGAAATGGCGTAG
- a CDS encoding dihydrodipicolinate synthase family protein — translation MLKGNVPILATAFDAEGEVDFASIERLVKFLLQQGIDGLALFGNASEGYALTLGEKEALFNCVRKLTGDLPLVAAAGGAASAVAIEEITRIQRWGARVAMVNPPSVVKPGPDEIVSFYRDICEACDIEIMIQDAPLMTGVNIPVATLVTLCQSFPAIKYIKVEQPPTTLKITALKQALGDSVGLFGGLNAGFLYEELRRGVIGTMPACEFPDVINMILQAWQHNPREAQSLFYRYLPFLRYGVQPGIGVAIHKTVLHRAGIFTTDVVRAPAKGLDAVTRDELQDLTDALPLAVFGARV, via the coding sequence ATGTTAAAAGGCAACGTACCGATTCTGGCCACCGCGTTTGATGCTGAAGGTGAGGTGGATTTCGCCTCGATTGAGCGGCTGGTGAAATTCCTGCTGCAACAGGGTATCGATGGCCTGGCGCTGTTCGGCAATGCCTCCGAAGGCTACGCTCTGACCCTGGGGGAAAAAGAGGCGCTGTTCAACTGCGTCAGGAAGCTGACCGGCGATCTGCCGCTGGTGGCCGCCGCCGGGGGCGCCGCCTCAGCCGTGGCGATTGAAGAGATTACCCGGATACAGCGCTGGGGCGCCCGGGTCGCGATGGTAAACCCCCCCTCGGTGGTAAAACCAGGCCCGGATGAGATCGTCAGTTTCTACCGCGACATCTGCGAGGCCTGCGATATTGAGATCATGATTCAGGATGCGCCGCTGATGACCGGGGTCAACATCCCGGTGGCCACGCTGGTGACGCTCTGCCAGTCGTTTCCGGCCATTAAATACATCAAAGTGGAGCAGCCGCCGACCACGTTGAAAATCACCGCCCTGAAGCAGGCCCTGGGCGACAGCGTGGGCTTGTTCGGCGGCCTGAACGCGGGTTTTCTCTACGAAGAGCTGCGTCGCGGCGTGATCGGCACCATGCCCGCCTGCGAATTCCCGGATGTGATCAATATGATTTTGCAGGCCTGGCAGCATAACCCGCGGGAAGCACAGTCTCTTTTCTACCGCTATCTGCCGTTCCTGCGCTACGGCGTCCAGCCGGGGATCGGCGTGGCGATCCACAAAACCGTTCTGCACCGGGCGGGGATCTTCACCACAGACGTGGTGCGTGCCCCGGCAAAAGGGCTGGACGCGGTCACCCGCGACGAGTTGCAGGATCTCACTGACGCACTGCCGCTGGCGGTGTTCGGAGCGCGGGTATGA
- a CDS encoding alpha/beta fold hydrolase, translating into MATIKAKDGTQIYYKDWGAGKPVLFSHGWPLDADMWDSQLNYLAERGFRAIAFDRRGFGRSDQPWNGYDYDTFASDINDLITALDLRDVTLVGFSMGGGDVSRYIGTYGTDRVAGLALLGAVTPIFGKSDSYPQGVDQSVFAGIRDGLLKDRAQFISDFATPFYGTNAGQTVSEGALTQTLNIALLASLKGTLDCVTAFAETDFRADMAKVDVPTLVIHGSNDQIVPFESTGKVAAELISNAELKVYDNAPHGFALTHQDQLNEDLLTFVKSL; encoded by the coding sequence ATGGCTACGATCAAAGCGAAAGACGGCACGCAGATTTACTACAAAGACTGGGGCGCAGGTAAGCCGGTGCTGTTCAGCCACGGCTGGCCGCTGGATGCCGACATGTGGGACAGCCAGCTGAACTACCTGGCCGAGCGTGGGTTCCGCGCCATCGCCTTCGACCGTCGCGGCTTTGGCCGTTCGGATCAGCCGTGGAACGGCTATGACTACGACACCTTTGCCTCTGACATCAACGACCTGATCACCGCCCTGGATCTGCGCGACGTGACCCTGGTGGGCTTCTCCATGGGCGGTGGCGACGTGAGCCGCTACATCGGCACCTACGGCACCGACCGCGTGGCCGGGCTGGCGCTGCTGGGTGCGGTAACGCCGATCTTCGGTAAGTCTGACTCTTACCCGCAGGGTGTGGATCAGTCGGTCTTCGCCGGCATTCGCGACGGGCTGCTGAAAGATCGCGCCCAGTTCATCAGCGATTTCGCCACGCCGTTCTACGGCACCAACGCCGGGCAGACTGTCTCTGAGGGCGCCCTGACCCAGACCCTGAACATCGCCCTGCTGGCCTCCCTGAAAGGCACCCTGGACTGCGTGACCGCCTTCGCCGAAACCGACTTCCGCGCCGATATGGCGAAAGTCGACGTCCCGACGCTGGTGATCCACGGCAGCAATGACCAGATCGTGCCGTTCGAGTCCACCGGTAAAGTGGCAGCAGAGCTGATTAGCAACGCGGAACTGAAGGTGTATGACAACGCCCCGCACGGCTTTGCGCTGACGCATCAGGACCAGCTGAACGAAGACCTGCTGACGTTTGTGAAGTCGCTGTAA
- a CDS encoding MFS transporter, producing the protein MLSAGIGHFIEWFDFGLYGTLAAIIATNFFASGDPVIGLLKSFAVFGSGFLMRPLGGLFFGSMGDRLGRRKVLVTVIVITSCSTFVMGILPTWHQVGILAPVLLVITRLVQGFAAGGESSGVITYLAESAKPSRRATLTCWSENFSFMAFVCGSGLVLFLTHTLGESAMNDWGWRIPFLLAAPLGLGGLYMRRNMEDSSEFQKLKQTGKLEKAPLRKSLSTSSRALLFCTGFVVVKAVSSWVLQSFMPGYLSTHLHYSKTDAYLITTLGLLSVAVCMPITGYLSDIWGRRPLMLMGCGGFILLTYPAMLVMSQGSVGTSVAAMSMLGVFVAMFNGGCGAAMVELFPTAIRYGSIAIAYNLTVAIFGGVTPLASASLISLTGDPLSPAWYVMITALISFIAVWLAKETAGKVLD; encoded by the coding sequence ATGCTCTCAGCGGGCATCGGCCATTTTATCGAGTGGTTTGATTTCGGCCTCTACGGCACGCTGGCGGCGATCATCGCCACTAACTTTTTCGCCAGCGGCGATCCGGTTATCGGGCTGCTGAAATCCTTCGCGGTCTTCGGCTCTGGTTTTTTGATGCGTCCGCTGGGCGGGCTCTTCTTTGGCTCGATGGGTGACCGTCTGGGGCGGCGCAAAGTGCTGGTGACCGTCATCGTCATCACCTCCTGCTCCACCTTCGTGATGGGCATTTTGCCCACCTGGCATCAGGTGGGGATCCTCGCCCCGGTGCTGTTGGTTATCACCCGCCTGGTGCAGGGCTTTGCCGCTGGCGGGGAAAGCTCAGGCGTCATTACCTATCTGGCCGAAAGCGCCAAACCCAGCCGTCGCGCCACGCTGACCTGCTGGAGCGAAAACTTCAGCTTTATGGCCTTCGTCTGTGGCTCAGGGCTGGTGCTGTTTCTCACCCATACGCTGGGCGAAAGCGCCATGAACGACTGGGGCTGGCGCATTCCGTTCCTGCTGGCGGCACCGCTGGGATTAGGCGGGCTCTATATGCGCCGCAACATGGAAGACTCCAGCGAATTTCAAAAGCTGAAACAGACCGGCAAGCTGGAGAAAGCTCCCCTGCGTAAATCGCTCTCCACCTCTTCACGCGCCCTGTTGTTCTGTACCGGCTTTGTGGTGGTAAAAGCGGTCAGCAGCTGGGTACTGCAATCTTTTATGCCGGGCTATCTCTCAACCCATTTGCACTACAGCAAAACCGACGCCTACCTCATCACCACCCTCGGATTACTGAGCGTCGCAGTCTGTATGCCCATCACCGGCTATCTCTCCGATATCTGGGGGCGTCGGCCGCTGATGCTGATGGGGTGCGGCGGGTTCATCCTGCTGACCTACCCGGCGATGCTGGTGATGAGCCAGGGCTCGGTGGGCACCTCCGTCGCGGCGATGAGCATGCTGGGCGTCTTTGTCGCCATGTTTAACGGCGGCTGCGGGGCGGCGATGGTTGAACTGTTCCCGACCGCCATTCGCTACGGCAGCATCGCCATCGCCTACAACCTCACGGTGGCGATCTTCGGCGGCGTTACGCCGCTGGCCTCGGCAAGCCTGATCTCGTTAACCGGCGACCCGCTCTCGCCTGCGTGGTACGTGATGATCACCGCGCTTATCTCATTCATTGCCGTGTGGCTGGCTAAAGAGACCGCCGGCAAAGTGCTGGATTAA
- the gabT gene encoding 4-aminobutyrate--2-oxoglutarate transaminase → MSSNKALMQRRSNAIPRGVGQIHPIFAARAENCRVWDVEGREYLDFAGGIAVLNTGHLHPEVVSAVEAQLKKLSHTCFQVLAYEPYLELCETLNQKVPGDFPKKTLLVTTGSEAVENAVKIARAATKRNGTIAFTGAYHGRTHYTLSLTGKVNPYSAGMGLMPGHVYRALYPCALHGISDDDAIASIHRIFKNDAAPEDIAAIVIEPVQGEGGFYATSPAFMQRLRELCDEHGIMLIADEVQSGAGRTGTFFAMEQMGVAADITTFAKSIAGGFPLAGVTGRAEVMDAIAPGGLGGTYAGSPIACAAALAVMKVFGQEDLLGKANWLGNTLREGLLAIAEKHREIGDVRGLGAMIAIELFEEGDHHKPDAALTAQIVVRARDKGLILLSCGPYHNVLRILVPLTVEEAQLQQGLAIIAACFDEAKQG, encoded by the coding sequence ATGAGCAGCAATAAAGCCTTAATGCAGCGCCGTAGCAATGCCATCCCCCGCGGCGTGGGGCAGATCCACCCGATTTTTGCCGCCCGCGCCGAGAACTGCCGGGTATGGGACGTTGAAGGCCGTGAGTATCTTGATTTCGCCGGCGGCATCGCGGTGCTGAACACCGGGCATCTGCACCCGGAGGTGGTCAGCGCCGTGGAAGCGCAGCTGAAAAAGCTGTCGCATACCTGCTTCCAGGTGCTGGCCTATGAGCCCTATCTGGAGCTTTGTGAAACCCTGAACCAGAAAGTGCCGGGGGATTTCCCGAAGAAAACCCTGCTGGTGACCACCGGCTCCGAAGCGGTGGAGAACGCGGTGAAAATTGCCCGCGCGGCCACGAAGCGCAACGGCACCATCGCCTTTACCGGGGCCTATCATGGCCGCACCCACTACACCCTCTCGCTGACCGGAAAAGTGAACCCTTACTCAGCGGGCATGGGGCTGATGCCGGGCCACGTCTATCGCGCGCTCTATCCCTGCGCCCTGCACGGCATCAGCGATGACGACGCCATCGCCAGCATCCATCGCATCTTTAAGAACGATGCCGCGCCGGAAGATATCGCCGCCATTGTGATCGAACCCGTCCAGGGTGAAGGCGGGTTCTATGCCACCTCCCCGGCCTTTATGCAGCGCCTGCGCGAACTGTGCGACGAGCACGGCATCATGCTGATTGCCGATGAAGTGCAGAGCGGCGCAGGCCGGACCGGGACCTTCTTCGCCATGGAGCAGATGGGCGTGGCGGCGGATATCACCACCTTCGCCAAATCCATTGCCGGTGGCTTCCCGCTGGCGGGCGTCACCGGACGCGCCGAGGTGATGGACGCCATCGCCCCCGGCGGGCTGGGCGGCACCTACGCCGGGAGCCCCATCGCCTGCGCCGCTGCGCTGGCGGTGATGAAGGTGTTCGGGCAGGAAGATCTGCTGGGCAAAGCCAACTGGCTTGGCAACACCCTGCGCGAAGGGCTGCTGGCTATCGCTGAAAAACACCGGGAGATCGGCGACGTACGCGGCCTGGGCGCGATGATTGCCATCGAACTGTTTGAAGAGGGCGACCACCATAAACCGGACGCCGCCCTGACGGCGCAGATTGTCGTCCGGGCGCGGGATAAAGGGCTGATCCTGCTCTCGTGTGGCCCGTACCACAACGTGCTGCGCATCCTGGTGCCGCTGACCGTGGAAGAGGCACAGCTTCAGCAGGGGCTGGCGATCATCGCCGCGTGTTTTGATGAGGCGAAGCAGGGGTAG
- a CDS encoding MFS transporter, with amino-acid sequence MTQVTDAHIEHPPAPAMSTWQPLHQRVFRMLWIATVVSNVGSWMSDVGVNWSMLTLSADPLDIAMVQAASSLPMFLFALPSGVMADIVDRRKYLLFSQLWVFIAAAGLTVLSFTGQVTPTVLLVAAFLLSVGSAMSSPPFQAVVPDLVSKAELGPAIALNSLGVNISRAIGPALGGFLLSLAGPWMVFLLNALSVLGVAWVLWRWKPAASVQRLPPEHFFAAVRAGVRYVHAAPVLRNVLIRTVAFFVFASAGWALLPLVARRELGLGPAGYGIMLACIGLGAIAGAVLLPRLRQHLNADRLMVAASLVFAITMLALAFVRHFWLLNLFEFFTGFAWIAVLSTLNLGAQRSAARWVKARALAVYLTVFFGSMTAGSALWGQIASHVNTATSLCVATVGMLLASATVLRWKLEKDPNLNLDTSGLIADDARENIPNERGPVLVSCEYQVDPEAVNDFLQAVHELRRVRRRAGAMSWAVYEDIDRPGLYIETFLLGSWVEHLRLQERHTMNDHLLQSRVLAFHQGDAPPATRYLVAPV; translated from the coding sequence ATGACCCAGGTGACCGACGCGCACATTGAGCACCCGCCTGCCCCGGCGATGTCGACGTGGCAGCCGCTGCACCAGCGGGTGTTCCGCATGCTGTGGATTGCCACGGTGGTGTCGAACGTCGGCTCCTGGATGAGCGACGTCGGGGTGAACTGGAGCATGCTGACCCTCAGCGCCGATCCGCTGGATATCGCGATGGTCCAGGCGGCGAGCAGCCTGCCGATGTTCCTCTTCGCCCTGCCCTCTGGGGTGATGGCGGACATCGTCGACCGGCGCAAGTACCTGCTGTTTTCGCAGCTGTGGGTGTTTATCGCCGCCGCCGGGCTGACGGTGCTGTCGTTTACCGGCCAGGTGACGCCGACGGTGCTGCTGGTGGCAGCGTTTCTGCTGAGCGTGGGCAGCGCCATGAGCTCGCCGCCGTTCCAGGCGGTGGTGCCGGATCTGGTGAGCAAGGCGGAACTCGGCCCGGCAATCGCCCTCAACTCGCTGGGGGTGAACATCAGCCGCGCCATCGGCCCGGCGCTGGGCGGCTTTTTGCTCTCGCTGGCGGGGCCGTGGATGGTGTTCCTGCTCAATGCCCTGTCGGTGCTGGGGGTGGCCTGGGTGCTGTGGCGCTGGAAGCCTGCCGCTTCCGTGCAGCGCCTGCCGCCGGAGCACTTCTTCGCGGCGGTGCGTGCCGGGGTGCGCTACGTCCACGCCGCCCCGGTGCTGCGTAACGTGTTGATCCGCACCGTGGCGTTCTTCGTGTTCGCCAGCGCGGGCTGGGCGCTGCTGCCCCTGGTGGCGCGCCGGGAGCTGGGCCTTGGCCCGGCCGGGTACGGCATTATGCTGGCCTGCATCGGGCTGGGGGCGATAGCCGGGGCGGTGCTGCTGCCGCGTCTGCGCCAGCACCTGAACGCCGACCGGCTGATGGTGGCGGCAAGCCTGGTCTTCGCCATCACCATGCTGGCCCTGGCCTTCGTGCGCCACTTCTGGCTGCTGAACCTGTTTGAGTTTTTCACCGGCTTTGCGTGGATTGCGGTGCTGTCCACCCTCAACCTGGGGGCGCAACGCAGCGCCGCACGCTGGGTGAAGGCCCGGGCGCTGGCGGTCTATCTGACAGTCTTTTTCGGCTCGATGACCGCGGGCAGCGCCCTGTGGGGACAGATTGCCTCGCACGTTAACACCGCCACCTCACTCTGCGTGGCGACGGTGGGGATGCTGCTGGCGAGCGCCACGGTGCTGCGCTGGAAGCTGGAGAAGGATCCCAACCTGAACCTCGACACCAGCGGGCTGATTGCCGACGACGCCCGTGAGAACATCCCTAACGAGCGCGGCCCGGTGCTGGTCTCCTGCGAGTATCAGGTTGATCCCGAAGCGGTTAATGACTTTCTGCAGGCGGTACACGAGCTGCGCCGGGTCCGCCGCCGGGCGGGGGCCATGAGCTGGGCGGTGTATGAAGATATCGACCGGCCGGGCCTCTATATCGAGACCTTCCTGCTGGGATCCTGGGTTGAACACCTGCGTCTGCAGGAGCGACACACCATGAATGACCACCTGCTGCAAAGCCGCGTGCTGGCTTTTCATCAGGGCGATGCACCCCCGGCGACCCGCTATCTGGTGGCGCCGGTTTAA